The following are from one region of the Pelagibius sp. CAU 1746 genome:
- the tolR gene encoding protein TolR: MAATLISSGRRGGRSAQKRYRPLSEINVTPFVDVMLVLLIVFMVTAPLLTVGVPVDLPKTQAQSIADPEEPLVISVNAEGTIYIQDTEVELNKLVPRLRAITESKPDTRIFVRGDRAIAYGRIMQVMGTVNSAGFKRVALIAELPKGGEAAAPDDGQQPASQKPAAPQ; the protein is encoded by the coding sequence ATGGCCGCGACACTCATATCGTCGGGCCGCCGCGGTGGCCGGAGCGCCCAGAAGCGCTATCGCCCCCTCAGCGAGATTAACGTGACGCCCTTCGTCGACGTCATGCTGGTGCTGCTCATCGTCTTCATGGTGACGGCGCCGCTGCTGACCGTCGGCGTGCCGGTCGATCTGCCGAAGACCCAGGCCCAGTCCATCGCCGATCCGGAAGAACCGCTCGTCATCTCCGTCAACGCGGAAGGAACGATCTATATCCAGGACACGGAGGTCGAGCTGAACAAGCTGGTGCCGCGCCTGCGCGCCATCACCGAGAGCAAGCCCGACACGCGCATCTTCGTGCGCGGCGACCGCGCCATCGCCTATGGCCGCATCATGCAGGTCATGGGCACGGTGAACTCCGCCGGCTTCAAGCGGGTGGCGCTGATCGCCGAGCTGCCGAAGGGCGGCGAGGCGGCCGCCCCGGACGACGGCCAGCAGCCGGCCAGCCAGAAGCCGGCCGCGCCGCAGTAA
- the pal gene encoding peptidoglycan-associated lipoprotein Pal yields the protein MRFSLVTTFAAALLLAACSTPSEDSGAASGSGSSGTGTTQQPTPTPQAETIPGPGAGTQEELTVEVGDRVFFDFDKYNIRADQRGTVEALAAWLDTNPSVTLTIEGHCDERGTREYNLALGERRANSVRDYLVALGINPGRLTTVSYGEERPAVLGSNDSAWAQNRRGAFVVN from the coding sequence ATGCGCTTTTCCCTTGTTACGACTTTCGCTGCGGCCTTGCTGCTCGCGGCGTGTTCTACTCCGTCCGAAGATTCCGGCGCAGCGTCCGGCAGCGGCTCGAGCGGAACCGGCACGACTCAGCAGCCGACGCCGACCCCGCAGGCTGAGACCATTCCCGGTCCTGGCGCGGGTACCCAGGAAGAGCTGACCGTCGAAGTTGGCGACCGCGTCTTCTTCGACTTCGACAAGTACAACATCCGCGCCGACCAGCGCGGCACCGTCGAGGCCCTCGCGGCTTGGCTCGACACCAACCCGTCGGTCACCCTGACCATCGAGGGTCACTGCGACGAGCGCGGCACGCGCGAGTACAACCTGGCGCTCGGCGAGCGCCGCGCCAATTCGGTGCGCGACTATCTGGTGGCCCTGGGCATCAACCCCGGCCGCCTCACCACCGTCAGCTACGGTGAGGAGCGCCCGGCCGTGCTCGGCTCCAACGACTCCGCCTGGGCGCAGAACCGCCGCGGCGCTTTCGTTGTGAACTAA
- the tolQ gene encoding protein TolQ, which translates to MEQDAVNSLVLEGSVDPSLSVWGLFLEADIVVQIVMVLLLLASFWCWAIIFEKVLRLRRLKERAGQFEEAFWSGGSLDDLYDRLDNRPPDPMASIFVSAMREWRRSSARGLANSAEIKASLQQRIERVMEIAMGREMDRLERHMTFLASVGSAAPFIGLFGTVWGIMNAFTSIAAAKNTSLAVVAPGIAEALFATALGLVAAIPAVIGYNKLSNDLGRYAGRLEAFAGEFGAILSRKLDEKN; encoded by the coding sequence ATGGAACAGGACGCCGTAAATTCTCTTGTGCTCGAAGGTTCGGTCGACCCGAGCCTGTCGGTCTGGGGGCTTTTCCTGGAAGCCGACATCGTCGTGCAGATCGTCATGGTCCTGCTTCTGCTGGCGTCCTTCTGGTGCTGGGCGATCATCTTCGAGAAGGTGCTGCGGTTGCGCCGCCTGAAGGAGCGCGCCGGCCAGTTCGAGGAGGCCTTCTGGTCCGGCGGCTCGCTGGACGACCTCTACGACCGGCTGGACAACCGCCCGCCCGACCCCATGGCCTCGATCTTCGTCTCGGCCATGCGTGAGTGGCGGCGCTCCTCGGCGCGCGGCCTCGCCAACTCGGCGGAGATCAAGGCCAGCCTGCAGCAGCGCATCGAGCGGGTCATGGAGATCGCCATGGGGCGCGAGATGGACCGGCTGGAGCGCCACATGACCTTCCTGGCCTCGGTCGGTTCGGCGGCGCCCTTCATCGGCCTTTTCGGCACCGTCTGGGGCATCATGAACGCCTTCACCTCCATCGCCGCGGCCAAGAACACCAGCCTCGCCGTGGTGGCGCCGGGCATCGCCGAGGCGCTCTTCGCCACGGCGCTGGGCCTGGTCGCCGCCATTCCGGCGGTGATTGGCTACAACAAGCTGTCCAATGACCTGGGACGCTACGCCGGACGGCTGGAAGCCTTCGCCGGCGAGTTCGGCGCTATCCTGTCGCGCAAGCTGGACGAGAAGAACTGA
- the tilS gene encoding tRNA lysidine(34) synthetase TilS codes for MTARSAGVTPEAFGRLMAELGPFEPRPHVAAAVSGGADSMALALLLADWLAPRGGRLTAFTVDHGLRPGASEEAAWVAGQLKPQGIAHHILRWRGDKPAKKPGGSLQAAARAARYELLLRACEARGIFHLALAHHLEDQAETFLLRLGRGSGLDGLAAMAPVSETSGLRLLRPLLALSKAQLVEELEARGQDWIEDPSNADAAFARVRLRRLLPELAGEGMTPARLGSATHNLGRARAAIEADVAAALARAVRPDPAGFLDLNPEFLRRESAEVSLRALARCLMAVGGCDYTPRLERLERLHAYLEDGLERGVTLGGCRILPRETASGEGRWLIVREAGRSTEAALKPGGALLWDGRFEVRLARGAAAQPQGEAGGGMTIGPLGSAGWRRLAEALEAAGTGARAARIPAAARGALPAIRDRRGLAAVPPVGYFRDAGTAKRLKECRFAPQNGLTSPAFTVV; via the coding sequence ATGACCGCGCGCTCCGCCGGCGTGACCCCTGAGGCCTTCGGCCGCCTGATGGCGGAACTCGGGCCTTTCGAGCCGCGGCCGCATGTGGCGGCGGCGGTTTCCGGCGGCGCGGACAGCATGGCGTTGGCGCTGCTGCTCGCCGACTGGCTGGCGCCGCGCGGCGGACGCCTCACCGCCTTCACCGTCGACCACGGCCTGCGGCCCGGCGCGTCGGAAGAGGCCGCCTGGGTCGCCGGGCAATTGAAGCCCCAGGGTATCGCCCACCACATCCTGCGCTGGCGCGGCGACAAGCCGGCGAAGAAGCCCGGCGGCTCGCTGCAGGCGGCGGCGCGCGCGGCGCGCTACGAGCTGCTGCTGCGGGCTTGCGAGGCGCGCGGCATCTTCCATCTCGCTTTGGCGCATCATCTGGAAGACCAGGCGGAGACCTTCCTGCTGCGTCTCGGGCGCGGCAGCGGGCTGGATGGCCTGGCCGCCATGGCGCCGGTCAGCGAGACCAGCGGGCTGCGCCTGCTGCGCCCGCTGCTCGCCCTCTCCAAGGCGCAGCTTGTCGAGGAGTTAGAGGCACGCGGGCAGGACTGGATCGAGGATCCGAGCAATGCCGATGCTGCTTTCGCGCGGGTCCGGCTGCGCCGCCTGCTGCCGGAACTGGCGGGCGAGGGGATGACGCCGGCGCGCCTGGGCAGCGCCACCCATAACCTGGGCCGGGCCCGCGCGGCGATCGAGGCGGACGTGGCGGCGGCCCTGGCGCGGGCGGTGCGGCCCGATCCGGCGGGCTTTCTGGACCTGAATCCGGAATTCCTGCGCCGCGAGAGCGCCGAGGTGTCGCTGCGCGCCCTGGCGCGCTGCCTCATGGCCGTGGGCGGCTGTGACTATACGCCGCGCCTGGAGCGCCTGGAACGCCTGCATGCCTATTTGGAGGACGGCCTGGAGCGGGGGGTGACCCTGGGAGGCTGCCGCATCCTGCCGCGGGAAACCGCCTCGGGCGAGGGGCGCTGGCTCATCGTCCGGGAGGCCGGGCGCAGCACCGAGGCCGCTCTGAAACCGGGCGGCGCTCTGCTGTGGGACGGCCGCTTCGAGGTCCGGCTGGCCCGCGGCGCGGCGGCACAACCGCAGGGAGAGGCGGGCGGCGGGATGACCATCGGTCCGCTGGGCAGCGCCGGTTGGCGCCGCCTGGCGGAAGCGCTGGAGGCGGCGGGAACCGGGGCGCGGGCCGCGCGCATCCCGGCGGCGGCCCGCGGCGCCCTGCCGGCCATCCGCGACCGCCGTGGCCTGGCGGCGGTGCCACCTGTGGGCTATTTTCGGGATGCTGGAACGGCCAAGCGGTTGAAAGAGTGTCGTTTTGCCCCCCAAAATGGGTTAACCAGCCCTGCTTTTACGGTTGTTTAG
- the ybgF gene encoding tol-pal system protein YbgF, which translates to MAGEVRSFPFTTTTSKMMSFARGAALALLLVMLAGPQPVLAQQSVDDQIQRLQRELSDLQRQVYGGEAPPAGAAASGGGLAPTQAARLQLQLDQFEVQMQELTGRVEDMGFRMQSVSDRLDKLVADVDLRLRNLEQGGLPPVGAQGQPQPQTPVAEGPQMAGGQGAALPQAGAAPPAPSQPGSIGSISESDLSSFQSRQASTTAQAQAQAQAQAAPAPGGQQQAAVPSGAGVLPEGTPQQQYDYAFGLLRQANYAGAEQAFAAFLVQHPDDALAGNAKYWLGETYYVRGNYQQAAVTFAEGFEAYPNNSKAPDNLLKLGMSLASLGSTQDACGTFGVLLDRYADAPATILSRAQRESQRLSCP; encoded by the coding sequence ATGGCCGGCGAGGTCCGTAGCTTCCCCTTCACGACCACGACTTCCAAGATGATGTCTTTCGCGCGCGGCGCAGCACTGGCCCTGCTGCTGGTGATGCTCGCCGGACCGCAGCCCGTCCTGGCGCAGCAGAGCGTCGACGACCAGATCCAGCGCCTGCAGCGCGAACTTTCCGACCTGCAGCGCCAAGTCTATGGCGGCGAGGCGCCCCCGGCGGGCGCGGCCGCCTCCGGCGGCGGCCTGGCCCCGACCCAGGCGGCGCGCCTCCAGCTCCAGCTCGACCAGTTCGAGGTGCAGATGCAGGAGCTGACCGGCCGCGTCGAGGATATGGGCTTCCGTATGCAGAGCGTCAGCGACCGCCTCGACAAGCTGGTCGCCGACGTCGACCTGCGCCTGCGCAACCTGGAGCAGGGCGGCCTGCCGCCGGTGGGCGCCCAGGGCCAGCCCCAGCCCCAGACACCGGTCGCGGAAGGGCCGCAGATGGCGGGCGGACAGGGCGCGGCTCTGCCGCAGGCCGGCGCGGCCCCCCCGGCCCCCAGCCAGCCGGGCAGCATCGGCTCCATCAGCGAGAGCGATCTCAGCAGCTTCCAGAGCCGGCAGGCCTCCACCACGGCCCAGGCTCAAGCTCAGGCTCAGGCTCAGGCTGCCCCGGCCCCCGGCGGTCAGCAGCAGGCCGCCGTGCCGTCCGGCGCCGGAGTCCTGCCGGAGGGGACGCCGCAGCAGCAGTACGACTATGCCTTCGGCCTGCTGCGCCAGGCCAACTATGCGGGGGCCGAGCAGGCCTTCGCCGCCTTCCTGGTGCAGCACCCCGACGACGCCCTGGCCGGCAACGCCAAGTACTGGCTGGGCGAGACCTACTACGTGCGCGGCAACTACCAGCAGGCGGCCGTGACCTTCGCGGAAGGCTTCGAGGCCTATCCCAACAACTCCAAGGCGCCCGACAACCTGTTGAAGCTCGGTATGTCGCTGGCGTCGCTGGGCAGCACCCAGGATGCTTGCGGCACCTTCGGCGTGCTGCTGGACCGCTATGCCGACGCCCCGGCCACGATCCTGTCGCGGGCGCAGCGGGAATCGCAGCGGCTGAGCTGTCCCTGA
- the tolB gene encoding Tol-Pal system beta propeller repeat protein TolB, translating into MTSMHRFKSRPTGRTNPAKLRVFLCLAAGLLAAAVAAPARAQLNVDIEEGFVEPLPIAITDLFGEVGEEAKLGADIASVVAADLERSGLFRPVEKGAFIQDSSSLRYGPRFGDWRLINAQALVSGVVQLQADGRMVVQFRLWDTFSEVQMRGTQYTTPPANWRGIAHRIADEIYQRLTGERGYFNTQIVYIAEQGPQNRRIKRLAIMDQDGANHRFLTSGNELVLTPRFSPSSREITYMAYQSNGRAEVPRVYLFNLNTGQQEVLGDFPGMTFAPRFSSEGNAVILSMAKDGNSEIYTVDLRTRRQTRLTNHPAIDTSPSFSPDSREIVFNSDRGGRPQIYVMNSDGSNVRRISRGQGYYYTPVWSPRGDLIAFTRQHAGEFYIGVMRPDGTGERMLVRDYNVEAPTWAPNGRVLSYFRSSRADSRGQISSKIFTIDLTGFNERELVTPLDASDPAWSPLIQ; encoded by the coding sequence ATGACGTCGATGCACCGCTTCAAGTCCCGTCCGACCGGGCGCACCAATCCAGCCAAGTTGCGGGTCTTCCTGTGCCTGGCTGCCGGCCTGCTGGCGGCCGCCGTGGCCGCGCCGGCGCGCGCCCAGCTCAACGTCGACATCGAAGAAGGCTTCGTAGAGCCCCTGCCGATCGCCATCACCGATCTCTTCGGCGAGGTCGGGGAGGAGGCCAAGCTGGGCGCCGACATCGCCTCCGTGGTCGCCGCGGACCTGGAGCGCAGCGGCCTGTTCCGGCCGGTCGAAAAGGGCGCCTTCATCCAGGACTCCTCCAGTCTGCGCTACGGCCCGCGCTTCGGCGACTGGCGCCTGATCAACGCCCAGGCGCTGGTTAGCGGTGTCGTGCAGCTCCAGGCCGATGGGCGCATGGTGGTGCAGTTCCGCCTCTGGGACACCTTCTCGGAGGTGCAGATGCGCGGCACCCAGTACACTACGCCGCCGGCCAACTGGCGCGGCATCGCCCACCGCATCGCCGACGAGATCTACCAGCGCCTGACCGGCGAGCGGGGCTACTTCAATACACAGATCGTTTATATCGCCGAGCAGGGACCGCAGAACCGGCGCATCAAGCGCCTGGCCATCATGGACCAGGACGGCGCCAATCACCGCTTCCTGACCAGCGGCAACGAACTGGTGCTGACCCCGCGCTTCTCGCCCTCCAGCCGCGAGATCACCTACATGGCCTATCAGTCCAACGGCAGGGCCGAGGTGCCGCGGGTCTATCTCTTCAACCTCAACACCGGCCAGCAGGAAGTGCTCGGCGACTTCCCGGGCATGACCTTCGCTCCGCGCTTTTCCAGCGAGGGCAATGCGGTCATCCTCTCCATGGCCAAGGACGGCAATTCGGAAATCTACACCGTCGATCTGCGCACCCGGCGCCAGACGCGGCTGACGAATCACCCGGCCATCGACACCTCGCCGTCGTTTTCCCCCGATTCGCGCGAAATTGTATTCAATTCCGACCGCGGCGGGCGGCCTCAGATCTATGTGATGAATAGTGATGGAAGCAATGTGCGACGAATCAGTCGTGGACAGGGGTACTACTACACCCCGGTATGGTCGCCGCGCGGAGATTTGATCGCTTTCACCCGTCAACATGCGGGGGAATTCTACATCGGCGTGATGCGTCCCGACGGCACCGGCGAACGGATGTTAGTGAGGGATTACAACGTGGAAGCCCCTACCTGGGCCCCCAACGGGCGGGTCCTGTCCTACTTCCGCTCCTCGCGCGCCGACTCGCGCGGGCAGATCAGTAGTAAGATCTTTACGATTGATCTTACAGGTTTCAACGAACGCGAGCTTGTGACGCCTCTGGACGCCTCAGACCCGGCGTGGTCCCCCTTGATTCAGTAG
- a CDS encoding cell envelope integrity protein TolA → MGKASFLSALLHLGVILALVFGLPVLREPMVNFDTPTMEMVFEPEANTEAPAPEPDPEPEPVNEAPEKAPEPEPEIAKAPPPEPEPLPEPEPAPEPEPEPEPAPLPEPEPEPEPEPEPEPEPEPEPEPEPEPEPEPEAEAPPPKPRPKPKPPVQVAQQPEPEKKKEEPKPEDRLTSILKNVEKLKDKPSSQPQQAARAPVQAPTPRISAVQRQQLENSVQNQIKRCWRIDAGARKAEDLIVEVTVNLAPDGRVIGQPRVVDTVRMNRDAYFRSAAENAVRAILKCSPFQLPVAQYSEWKTMNLTFNPREMLGS, encoded by the coding sequence ATGGGTAAGGCCAGTTTCCTTTCCGCGCTTCTGCACCTGGGTGTCATCCTCGCCCTGGTGTTCGGCCTGCCCGTGCTGCGCGAGCCCATGGTCAACTTCGATACGCCGACGATGGAGATGGTGTTCGAGCCGGAGGCCAACACCGAAGCCCCGGCGCCCGAACCCGATCCCGAGCCGGAGCCGGTCAACGAGGCGCCGGAGAAGGCGCCCGAGCCCGAGCCGGAGATCGCCAAGGCGCCGCCGCCCGAGCCAGAACCCCTGCCGGAACCCGAGCCGGCCCCTGAGCCCGAACCGGAGCCCGAGCCGGCGCCCCTGCCCGAACCGGAACCCGAACCGGAGCCGGAACCCGAGCCCGAGCCAGAGCCGGAACCCGAGCCTGAGCCCGAGCCGGAACCCGAACCGGAGCCGGAGGCCGAAGCGCCGCCGCCCAAGCCGAGGCCCAAGCCCAAGCCGCCGGTGCAGGTCGCCCAGCAGCCGGAGCCGGAGAAGAAGAAGGAAGAGCCCAAGCCGGAAGACCGGCTGACCTCGATCCTGAAGAATGTGGAGAAGCTGAAGGACAAGCCTTCCAGCCAACCGCAGCAGGCTGCGCGCGCGCCGGTTCAGGCGCCGACGCCCAGGATCTCCGCCGTGCAGCGCCAGCAGCTCGAGAACTCGGTGCAGAATCAGATCAAGCGCTGCTGGCGCATCGATGCCGGCGCGCGCAAGGCGGAGGATCTGATCGTCGAGGTTACGGTGAACCTGGCGCCGGATGGGCGGGTCATCGGTCAGCCGCGGGTGGTCGATACCGTGCGGATGAACCGCGATGCCTATTTCCGCAGTGCCGCCGAGAACGCCGTGCGGGCGATCCTCAAGTGCAGCCCCTTCCAGCTGCCCGTCGCCCAGTATTCCGAATGGAAGACGATGAACCTGACCTTCAACCCGAGAGAGATGCTTGGATCATGA
- the ruvB gene encoding Holliday junction branch migration DNA helicase RuvB, whose amino-acid sequence MSDFSAQDDRVVAPDFREEDSGEISLRPSHLDDFIGQRAVRENLRVFIEAARGRGDALDHVLFFGPPGLGKTTLAQIVAREMGVGFRATSGPVIARAGDLAAILTNLQPRDVLFIDEIHRLSPAVEEVLYPAMEDFHLDLIIGEGPAARSVRIDLPPFTLVGATTRSGLITTPLRERFGIPLRLQFYEPDELELIVSRGARVLDMKLTSEGAAEIARRSRGTPRVAGRLLRRVRDFAAVAGVEEVAAVQADSALKRMDVDERGLDAMDRRYMRCMADNYGGGPVGVETLAAALSEQRDVLEEVIEPYLIQQGLVQRTPRGRVLTRGGFSYLGLDVPRSLEQLDFLAEDSGNGGGAA is encoded by the coding sequence GACGACCGGGTGGTGGCGCCGGACTTCCGCGAGGAGGACAGCGGCGAGATCAGCCTGCGCCCTTCTCACCTGGACGACTTCATCGGCCAGCGCGCGGTGCGCGAAAACCTGCGCGTCTTCATCGAGGCGGCGCGCGGGCGCGGCGACGCCCTGGACCACGTGCTGTTCTTCGGCCCACCGGGCCTGGGCAAGACCACCCTGGCGCAGATCGTCGCCCGCGAGATGGGCGTCGGCTTCCGCGCCACCTCCGGCCCGGTCATCGCGCGGGCCGGCGACCTGGCGGCGATCCTGACCAACCTGCAGCCGCGCGACGTGCTGTTCATCGACGAGATCCACCGCCTGTCCCCGGCGGTGGAGGAAGTGCTCTACCCGGCGATGGAGGACTTCCACCTGGACCTCATCATCGGCGAAGGGCCGGCGGCGCGCTCGGTGCGCATCGACCTGCCGCCCTTCACCTTGGTCGGCGCGACCACGCGCTCGGGCCTCATCACCACGCCTCTGAGGGAACGATTCGGCATCCCACTGCGTCTGCAGTTCTATGAGCCGGATGAACTGGAACTCATCGTCAGCCGCGGTGCGCGGGTGCTGGACATGAAGCTCACTTCCGAGGGCGCGGCGGAGATCGCGCGGCGTTCGCGCGGCACGCCGCGGGTCGCCGGTCGCCTGCTGCGCCGGGTGCGCGACTTCGCGGCGGTGGCCGGGGTCGAGGAAGTGGCGGCGGTGCAGGCCGACAGCGCCCTGAAGCGCATGGACGTGGACGAGCGCGGCCTGGACGCCATGGACCGGCGCTACATGCGCTGTATGGCCGACAACTACGGCGGCGGTCCGGTCGGGGTCGAGACCCTTGCGGCGGCGCTGTCCGAGCAGCGCGACGTGCTGGAAGAGGTCATCGAGCCTTACCTGATCCAGCAAGGTTTGGTGCAGCGCACCCCCCGCGGGCGGGTGCTGACCCGCGGCGGCTTCAGCTATCTGGGCCTGGACGTGCCGCGCAGCCTGGAACAGCTCGACTTCCTGGCTGAGGATTCGGGCAACGGGGGAGGCGCGGCTTGA
- the ybgC gene encoding tol-pal system-associated acyl-CoA thioesterase, translating into MSDVEGLGLSGRVVDGEHRYPLRIFYEDTDAGGIVYYARYLQFAERARTEILRLAGIEQSKLRDSHDIVFAVHRCEVDYRRPARLDDLVEVRSRLTELRGARLSAVQSICRAGEELVRLVVVIASVGGDGRPARIPAPIRAALEPFVQPLEQG; encoded by the coding sequence TTGAGCGACGTCGAAGGCCTCGGGCTGTCGGGCAGGGTGGTCGACGGAGAGCACCGCTATCCGCTGCGCATCTTCTACGAGGACACCGATGCCGGCGGCATCGTTTACTACGCGCGCTATTTGCAGTTCGCGGAGCGGGCGCGGACCGAGATCCTCCGTCTCGCAGGCATCGAACAGTCGAAGCTGCGCGACAGCCACGACATCGTTTTCGCCGTGCACCGCTGCGAGGTCGACTACCGCCGCCCGGCGCGGCTCGACGACCTGGTGGAGGTGCGCTCGCGCCTGACCGAGCTGCGCGGCGCGCGGCTCAGCGCCGTGCAGAGCATCTGCCGGGCCGGCGAGGAACTGGTCCGCCTGGTGGTCGTCATCGCCTCGGTCGGCGGCGACGGCCGGCCGGCACGCATTCCGGCGCCCATCCGCGCCGCCTTGGAACCATTCGTACAGCCTTTGGAGCAGGGGTAA